One Vigna unguiculata cultivar IT97K-499-35 chromosome 11, ASM411807v1, whole genome shotgun sequence DNA window includes the following coding sequences:
- the LOC114170637 gene encoding uncharacterized protein LOC114170637, with the protein MELQSNLTTRIWQPKLETEETPESHSLLVHLPGYAEDDIGAEFEYDYRRVRVFGGRSLGDNRSIRFNIAYAVPMNCDVKKLKGVFKGEIYSIIMPKVTISREVQGQIENCDEPKSIIESQITSPKSDSVPQKREEGVSEDGKNQRKVRFESSEKKRVEGKERKEESENGCASGKPYIECKEKEEMNGEVGDIGSSKRVGIKGFNEEEDKHVLLYTSATVLVLALGVYASYKLRSLART; encoded by the exons ATGGAATTGCAATCAAACCTAACTACGAGAATTTGGCAGCCAAAATTAGAAACAGAGGAGACACCAGAATCACACTCCCTACTTGTTCATCTTCCTG GTTATGCAGAAGATGATATAGGTGCTGAATTCGAGTATGATTATAGAAGAGTTAGGGTTTTTGGTGGACGATCACTTGGAGATAACAGATCAATCCGCTTCAACATTGCATATGCAGTTCCTATGAATTGTGACGTGAAGAAGCTAAAGGGTGTGTTCAAAGGAGAAATTTATAGCATTATAATGCCAAAGGTAACCATATCAAGGGAAGTGCAAGGTCAAATCGAAAACTGTGATGAACCAAAATCAATAATTGAGAGTCAAATAACTTCACCAAAAAGTGATTCTGTGCCTCAAAAGCGTGAAGAAGGAGTTTCAGAAGATGGCAAGAATCAAAGAAAAGTGAGGTTTGAAAGTAGTGAAAAGAAAAGGGTTGaagggaaagaaagaaaggaagaaagtgAGAATGGTTGTGCATCAGGAAAACCATATATtgaatgcaaagaaaaagaGGAAATGAATGGTGAAGTTGGTGATATTGGATCATCAAAAAGGGTTGGGATAAAAGGGttcaatgaagaagaagataagcATGTGTTATTGTATACTAGTGCAACGGTTCTGGTGTTGGCACTAGGGGTTTATGCATCTTACAAGCTTCGTTCTTTAGCTAGAACATAA
- the LOC114168975 gene encoding flavonol 7-O-beta-glucosyltransferase UGT74F1-like, with translation METKRKRVHCVVLAYPHQGHINPMLQFSKRLQHDGVRVTFVTSHFYCKTIPNIPSSITLEGISDGFDDAGIAEADTIKTYLDRFWKFGPQTLSELLERLTSCGNLIHCVVYDSFLPWTLDIAKNHALTCAVFLTQPLFVNCVYHHVQKGNLKLPLPNHNAIISLPGLPLLQPFDLPSFIYSYGSYSASFELVVNQFSNIEKADWVLCNTFYELEKEVTEWMMKIWPKLKTIGPTIPSMFLDKRAKDDDEYGLSLFKSEECVKWMDEKPKGSIVYVSFGSFSTLSEEQMEEVAFGLQESGYHFLWVVRATEMGKIPKGFERVNSEKGLVVTWCSQLKVLEHEGVGCFVTHCGWNSTLEALSLGVPMIGMPQWTDQTTNAKVIEDVWEIGVRVSVDDKGVFRREGLKHALKEIMETERGIEIKRKAIQWKNLAAKSVDEGGSSDMNIREFMDSLVHS, from the exons ATGGAGacaaagagaaagagagtgCACTGTGTGGTTTTGGCATATCCACACCAAGGACACATAAACCCTATGCTTCAATTCTCCAAGCGTTTGCAGCACGATGGGGTGAGAGTAACATTCGTCACAAGCCATTTCTACTGCAAGACCATTCCCAACATACCTTCTTCCATCACTCTTGAAGGCATTTccgatggttttgatgatgctGGAATCGCAGAAGCAGATACCATCAAAACCTACTTAGACAGGTTTTGGAAATTTGGACCACAAACATTATCAGAACTTCTCGAAAGACTCACCAGTTGTGGCAACCTAATTCACTGTGTCGTGTATGATTCCTTCCTACCTTGGACTCTCGATATTGCCAAGAATCATGCCCTAACTTGTGCTGTTTTTCTCACACAACCTCTCTTTGTTAACTGTGTCTAtcatcatgttcaaaaggggaATTTGAAACTTCCCTTGCCAAACCACAATGCTATTATTTCCTTGCCAGGGTTGCCTCTTCTTCAACCTTTTGATTTGCCATCTTTTATATATAGCTATGGTTCGTATTCTGCATCTTTTGAGCTTGTTGTGAACCAGTTCTCCAACATTGAAAAGGCTGATTGGGTCCTCTGCAACACTTTCTATGAACTGGAGAAAGAG GTAACAGAATGGATGATGAAGATCTGGCCAAAGTTGAAGACGATTGGGCCAACTATACCATCTATGTTTCTAGACAAAAGAGCTAAAGATGATGATGAGTATGGCTTGAGTCTCTTCAAGAGTGAAGAATGTGTGAAATGGATGGATGAGAAGCCAAAGGGGTCCATTGTTTATGTGTCTTTCGGAAGTTTTTCAACCCTGAGTGAAGAACAAATGGAGGAAGTAGCTTTTGGATTGCAAGAGAGTGGTTATCACTTCTTGTGGGTGGTTAGGGCTACTGAAATGGGAAAGATTCCAAAAGGCTTTGAGAGGGTGAATTCGGAGAAAGGTTTAGTTGTAACATGGTGCTCTCAATTGAAAGTGTTAGAACATGAAGGCGTAGGATGTTTTGTGACACATTGTGGTTGGAACTCAACATTGGAAGCTTTGAGCTTAGGAGTTCCAATGATCGGCATGCCACAGTGGACAGACCAAACCACAAATGCAAAGGTTATTGAAGATGTTTGGGAAATTGGTGTAAGAGTTTCAGTTGATGACAAAGGGGTTTTCAGAAGGGAAGGTTTGAAGCATGCTTTAAAGGAAATTATGGAGACTGAGAGAGGAATAGAGATAAAGAGAAAAGCCATTCAGTGGAAGAATTTGGCAGCAAAATCAGTTGATGAGGGTGGAAGTTCTGATATGAATATCAGAGAGTTTATGGATAGTTTGGTTCATTCATAG